The Calypte anna isolate BGI_N300 chromosome 1, bCalAnn1_v1.p, whole genome shotgun sequence region gacttatttttttactttgtttcaAAATGCAAGTAAATGGGTACTAAAATTACTTGTTAGGAGAGTGCTAATAATTTAGTAAAGGAGCATTATGTCCTAGTGGAACTAGAGTAAGTTGtgcaaaaaaaacaaatcacctTCAGTATTACACACTTAAGCTTGAGATTTACTGTTCCATACCTTCTTAAGGAAGGTATTCAGAATAGTTAAACGTATATTTGGGAATTTAAACCAAAACCTCATAGATGTCAGCATTATCCTAGAAAACTAAAACCATCagtaaatactttttaatataCCTTTACTGGAGCTTTTCCATTCTATCATTTGACATTTTATTGACAGCTGAAAGACAGCAGTTACATGCTAATATGTAGAAATAAACTatgaggggaagaaagagaatcTCTTAAACAGACTTTCAGAGCTAAATCAGAATCTTGCACagtaattatttaattactttgtAAATAACAAGTATATCTTTCTATCTCTTATGGagctttctgtgaaaataacaTCATTACTTACTTAACAGTGTTGTGCTGTCCACTCTCTCAGCATCTAGAGAAGCATAAGAGACAACAAGTTAGCATCCAAAGaatttttatacatttatgCTACATCCCAAAACAGCAAGGtatttagaatcacagaatggttgggtaggaagggaccttaaagatcatctacttccaacatacctgcatgggcagggacacctcccactagggTCAGGATGATAAAGCCTTGTCCCAgctggccttcaacacttccagggatggggcattcacagcctccctgggcaacctgtaccagtgtctcaccaccctcacaggaaagaatttctttgtgctgtctgacctaaatctactctcctcGAGGTTAAAactgctgtccctgctcctgtcACCACAGTCCCTTACTGACaattccttcccttctttcctgtATCCTGCTTTAAGTACTGGGAGGCTGCTGTaagatctccccagagccttctgctggctgaacaaccccaactctctcagcctgtcctcatgaGGAGGGGATGCTACAGcccctgatcatcttcatggccttcTGGACCCACTCTTGTCTTTCCTGTACTGAcagccccagaactggacacagtactccaggtggggtctcatgagagtggagcGTACAGGAAGAATCAGCTCCCTTGACCctactggccacacttcttttgatgcagcccaggatacagttggctctctgggctgcaagcacacgTTGCCAGCAGATGCTGAGCTTATCAACCAGCTCCCCCAAGTCCgtctcctcagggctgctctcaatgcattctctgcccaacctgtTTGTGCTTGGGACTGCCTTGACCCCTGGTGCAGGACCCTGCATTTGGCATTGTTAAACTTCATGGGGTTTACACAGGTCTCAAGCCTGTCAGGGTCCTGGATGGCCTCCctttctccagcacctccatcacAAAATGTGGGTTTGTCAGAATTGCTCAGGGTGTGCTTAATTACACCATCCATGCCCCTGTCCAAAGATGCTGAACTACTGATCCCAGTACAGAATCCTGAGAGTCACCAAACATCACTGATCTCCACCCAGGCACCAAGATGTTGACCACAACTTTTTAGTCTGTTAGTgtcatttgcttttgttttctcagttctCTGGCTAAGCCATGGTAGAATTGTCCGTGTTTGGAAAACATTCAAGAAATCTCTTTCCTTCAACATacagctggggtttttttccatggcttTGTATTAAAGGCTCTTCAGTGTTACAGCCCAGGAATGTTAAGAGCTGAGAGACATGATGGAAGGGGGCAAGGTGAGGACCCAATTGGTAAAATGTAGCTCCCTGTCAATGCAGGACTGTAACCTCCAGCAGAGATATTGAGTTATTTCCCATTTTAGCATGAAGCACACTCTGCAGAACACCACTGACTGTCACAGCTGCAAACATCCTCACTTTTGGGTTTTCTCCATGTGTTAAGCCAAAAGGTATTGGGTTCACTGATTTACAGTTCCATTCTATGCTTACTCAGATATTATGGCCTACCCAGTGTTTCCCACCAGTTAATTCCTTCAGTTCGTTTCCTCTCTTTTACTGACATATTTCTTATTATGTAATTCTCAATATACTGGAGTAGTTCACAccaaaaatacaaagcaaattCCTTAACCAAGTACTaataaaaacacattcaaaattaaaaattaaattttaaaaatgcacagatcTCACAGAAAGAAACTGGGTTACAATTTCATCACATATTCCAACTCTGCATGCCACTCATAAGCAAAGATGTTGCACTAACTCTGCATCAGGTCAACACCTCAGACCAGCTGCTGAGTGTTCAGACAGGACAGCTGTTACGTACCTAATCAAACCTTTGTTTTTAAGGAGGAATCATTACCTGGACTCTTCTGCTTGCAGATTTGAGCAGTCAGATCTTGCACGTACTCTGGGAATTGTTTAAAGCAGTTCCCGTAGGACACTACTTTTATTCCATGCAACAGCATATCTGCCTGGAGCTTAAAAAAGTgatcttcattttctttaagcACCAACATATAATGTTCTAAATCCACCTTATTCTTTACAGtataaagaaaaagagcttGAAATATCTGATCACGCAGAGTCTCTCCGCAgcccaaaaacaaaaaagatttgGTTCGATACAAATTTTGAAGAACTTCCTGTTAAGAAATACACACAAGAGCAACATTTACTTTAGTAGTAAGAAGGGAGATataagaacttttaaaataggTCAGATTTAAAGAAGAAGCTGAGCAGACATCACTACTGAACTGAATTAAGCGTGTTTTAGGATCAAGGCAAACTGACATTTCATAAGcactgtgtagtgaaatgaggcaaccaggtgccactaattgccagggagtgggcatgagcttgtgttaagcccacctgtgcctgattaaaTTGGCCCACTGGTCCTGCTtatgtgcagttggggcccaccctaatcaggcacaggtgggcttaacacaagctcatgccactccctggcaattagtggcacctggttgcctcatttcactacagcacTGTTTCTACCAAACAATAGTTTTACTCAAAATCAAAGTtaccataaaaaaattaagtgcacATGTGAATTTCCAGtaaaggaatttttaatttcattaattacaATGGCTCAATTATTAGGCTCAGtctataaataagaaaaatttaatataattaaccaaacatttaactttttaaagtacCTAATATATGACAAGTCTGTGATCCAGAGCTGGTAATATCTTAAGCCCCTAACAAAATGAATCCAAACAATCAGATGGTGATGGACCCTTGTTCTGTtgtctgggattctgtgactGGTGTTCTTCCACAAGATAAACACAACATAGATAAAACTATGACATAAACCTGAGGGAACTGATTGTGATTTACAAAGAAAGAGTAAAGCAACGCAGCTGGCTCTCTGAGTAACAGAGTTTTCTGGGCACCAATTATTTAAAGTGTATGATCTGACAAAACCTTAGCCTTAGGTAATGTGTACACAGTGATTACCATAAAATAATTTGGCAaaacataataaatattttaaagctgacaCAAACCATGACTTCAGGGTCTTGAGTAACATCTTTATATCCCGAGGGATCTAGCACCATTCCACAGGGATCTGTATATAAACCGTGAATATGAAGAACTCCGTATTTTATATGACCTCTTGCCCACTGAAGAACCTGAAGCAAATCATGCAAGTTACATTCTTTTGCTATACTGTGATACACAACAAAAACAGAGattctgcaaaaatacacaGCTGTCCTAACTTACAAAAACACTTAAAAGCAGAAGTAAACTGCACTTTTCTGCAGCAAGAGATAATTTTAATGACTGATTACACAGCTTACTTCAAATCACAATAAAGAGGCCATTGCTGATACTGAAGATGTATCTAAAGCTTCGGTCTAAAGAAGCAATCAACAAGCTAGCTTCAGCAACACTGACAGAAAAGGAATCTACAGCAAATAAACTGCCAGCTAAGTGAAATCATACTTGTGATTGCAACATTTACTTCAGATAATTTAAGTAAgtgtgaggggttttttcccagGAAGTGTGTGGGAATTGGTCGATCAGTATGTTCCTCAAATTCTCTTTAGTAACTGTTACCAGATTActcagaataaaaagaaacGTAAAATAAGTGTCTGTACATCTGCTCTTAGCTTGTAGACATGCTTTACCAATTAAAAGATTTAGCACAGACACTCCTTAAacaggaaaatacatttcaattaAGTTCGCAAGATGCCTTCTCTTACAGTAACTAAAAATTCTACTGCTCTCATCATACCTTATCCTTATCTTTCAAGTCTAAAGATTCCATAGGTTTACCCTGTTGCTGACCAAATATTTCAAGTAAATTATCATAGTTTGTAGTAAGAACCATTGTGCCTCTCTCCATGAGTCTCAGGATGGATTGCAGAGCAACAGGATTCTGAATGTGTTGTTCTAAATTATCAAACACCTCCATTAAGCAGTCCTGGAAGAAGTTGGGCTTCGTATCCCCGGTGCGCTGAATGaaggaaaatacttaaaattaaagaaatgaaagaaaatatttacacatGGTAAGAACCATATGCAGCAGTATTAATTGCATCCAAAAGAAAACTCACATCATTTGCCTACTTTATGCCAATAAGAGAAGGTTTACATAGTATAGCAAGGATAAAGGTCTGAATGTACAAAACGATTTagaattcagattattttaggttggatattaaaaagaatttctttacagagagggtgatcagcattggaatgggctgccccgggaagtagtggattctccatccctggagatatttaaaaagagactggatgtggcactcagtgccatggtctggtaactgcagcggtagtggatcaagggttgggacttgatgatctctgaggtcccttccaacccagccgattctatgattctgagtGCTCTGAGCACTTAATGTAGCTGAAAATAATAGTCTGGATTTCCCAAAAATACTTGTGATAGAGGTGGagtaaaacaaaactattttccaGTGTTGAATCCTCACTCTTCATTTCTCAACACACAAAAGTACACTCTCCTAAAAGTGTAGGCTGCATCTGCCCAGACTATCTGCTGAGGCTGACAGGAACAGGtaacagttttttaaaacatacagGCTCCCTGTTCAATAAGCTGTATTACACACAGAACACGTCTGTTCATAAACCAAACATATTTACTGCCCTAACTACATGGAAACCTCACCTTTCTTAGTGTGCTTTAACTGCTTTGACAATCAGTGTACTAAAATTATCATTCCCTGCAGTCAGAGCCTGGGGTATACAATTAAAGGggctgtttttaatttttattttttttttggggggggtagAAAATTATCAATCATTAAATACACTACAAGGCCTAACCACCTGTGCAGACTCCTCCCTAGAGAGGTTGCTATTTCACTCTGCCAGCAGAGAAGTTCACAGTGTGCTCCAAAACACTCAACATATCTTACAGCTTGGCATTACAAACATCACCCTAATTATTTCACCCAGAAGACTCAGCAAACCTATTAGCACAACCTGAAAATTTCTGGAACTTaaagaacagctgagaaactgggCAGGAGACTTGTCTGCAGGGGAGTGTGAGGTTCAGCAGCGATTAACTCCATGTGACTTCAGGCTATCAGTAAGGTCAAGGTCTACCTGTATTTTCAAGGAATGTCTGGTTTTAGCCAGCAGAGCTATAAATTCCTCCTCAATTCCAAGAACCATTGTGGTGAATATTTAATAGTCAGGATCTTGCTCGCATTAGCAAGCTTACTATCACTAGTAATAAGTGATAGTAATTACTTAAAGTAATAAGTACTTTAATACTTAATTAAAGCTTATTATCACTAAAACCAAGGATTTTTAGCCTCTCCTAAAGGTGCAGTGTACTATAAGACTTCCATCAAAAATTCAACTTTtaccagaaaaaacccaagttttagaaagctgaaaataattactgtttttattttgttacaaaaaaaaatttagaaattaatataaGTTATAAACACACTCACTGGTGACATTTTCCTGATGAGATCATGTGCAACCACAAGCAGGTCTCTGTCTTTCATTACTTTTTCACGAAATTCAGCAACATCTCCTGGATGAAGTACCTCCAGCTGTTCAGCTGCTTCAATTACAGCCTCGatgcagcttctccaggagcAGAGTGCTGGGATTCCTGGTGCCACTGCAGCACTTACCCC contains the following coding sequences:
- the FAM118A gene encoding protein FAM118A isoform X1, with amino-acid sequence MLMSLDHTGSEMDSSEQSTVRSEQKSRKFLKSLIRKQPQDLLLVIGTGVSAAVAPGIPALCSWRSCIEAVIEAAEQLEVLHPGDVAEFREKVMKDRDLLVVAHDLIRKMSPRTGDTKPNFFQDCLMEVFDNLEQHIQNPVALQSILRLMERGTMVLTTNYDNLLEIFGQQQGKPMESLDLKDKDKVLQWARGHIKYGVLHIHGLYTDPCGMVLDPSGYKDVTQDPEVMEVLQNLYRTKSFLFLGCGETLRDQIFQALFLYTVKNKVDLEHYMLVLKENEDHFFKLQADMLLHGIKVVSYGNCFKQFPEYVQDLTAQICKQKSPDAERVDSTTLLRTSCLDCAKRKLGENGIDFSKRIKQSDNELFTEKTQQLKPNPEAF
- the FAM118A gene encoding protein FAM118A isoform X2 → MLMSLDHTGSEMDSSEQSTVRSEQKSRKFLKSLIRKQPQDLLLVIGTGVSAAVAPGIPALCSWRSCIEAVIEAAEQLEVLHPGDVAEFREKVMKDRDLLVVAHDLIRKMSPRTGDTKPNFFQDCLMEVFDNLEQHIQNPVALQSILRLMERGTMVLQWARGHIKYGVLHIHGLYTDPCGMVLDPSGYKDVTQDPEVMEVLQNLYRTKSFLFLGCGETLRDQIFQALFLYTVKNKVDLEHYMLVLKENEDHFFKLQADMLLHGIKVVSYGNCFKQFPEYVQDLTAQICKQKSPDAERVDSTTLLRTSCLDCAKRKLGENGIDFSKRIKQSDNELFTEKTQQLKPNPEAF